One window of the Candidatus Binatia bacterium genome contains the following:
- a CDS encoding ZIP family metal transporter — MVYLYALIAGSSDFLSGWLALSVERDKIEPRYVIAFAAGVLLAVTFFEILPETNLKSDAVFLALGFVTFYVLEKLVMIHACGEAECHTHHIGPVAVLGMALDNVIDGAGIMVGYLIDPLLGLTITLAVVCHEIPQGMTSALIMREAKWNSRGTMLALILAGSLYPIGALLAGFIPDHLQPKILAFIAGDFIYIGAGDLLPEAHRQFNWKVVACFLAGIAFMLFLRALVPDV; from the coding sequence ATGGTATATCTCTACGCGCTGATAGCCGGCTCGAGCGACTTCTTGTCGGGTTGGCTCGCGTTGAGCGTCGAGCGGGACAAAATCGAGCCCCGCTACGTCATCGCGTTCGCCGCCGGCGTGTTATTGGCGGTGACCTTCTTCGAGATACTTCCGGAGACCAATCTCAAGTCGGATGCGGTCTTCCTGGCGCTGGGCTTTGTCACCTTCTATGTGCTGGAGAAGCTCGTGATGATCCATGCCTGCGGCGAGGCCGAATGTCATACGCACCACATCGGGCCGGTGGCGGTGTTGGGCATGGCGCTCGATAACGTCATCGACGGCGCCGGGATCATGGTCGGCTATCTCATCGACCCGCTGCTCGGACTCACGATCACGCTCGCCGTCGTCTGCCACGAGATCCCGCAAGGCATGACTTCGGCGCTGATCATGCGCGAAGCGAAATGGAACAGCCGGGGAACGATGCTTGCGTTGATCCTCGCAGGGTCGCTCTACCCGATCGGCGCCTTGCTCGCGGGCTTTATCCCCGATCACTTGCAGCCCAAGATCCTGGCGTTCATCGCCGGCGATTTTATTTATATCGGCGCCGGCGATCTGTTGCCGGAAGCGCACCGCCAGTTCAATTGGAAAGTCGTCGCCTGCTTCCTCGCCGGAATAGCGTTTATGTTGTTTCTTAGGGCCCTTGTGCCGGACGTGTGA
- a CDS encoding HTTM domain-containing protein, whose amino-acid sequence MKAVLLVLAFDVWLVRVPRGWKFGVDGFNVAHFQWLDWLQPLPVPGLYVGVQLLVGIVALVCAFTEAGLWLRILLASLHTYSWAMSLLDNYQHHYFLSLALGAFIFFPRIRGLDLYPAKVDRAAERGEGANAAAGRGNISSWAYVLLGITIAIIYFFTAINKLEPGWRAELMIGELARDQKLLVPVESWFADAGVAREQFWQWMALSVFTVEIFLGASYLLAVRQDGERRLLRSVLGVPAFVAALVFHGIVNEVFLALRIGWFSFYMMALAGIYLLPASMLWRVGEVVTWPGRRVASYAHPLLASLNTAPKLSMTLTVAGSLVMIILSGAVGLALDLPGASNVGFLTAFALLGILLFALARRGHRDAVRYIVAAGLANLFLCLTVTQSTVRFDYYNSVGAHLRERNNLRAAAEADEKARRYLPRGEKPSQE is encoded by the coding sequence ATGAAAGCCGTTCTGCTTGTGCTGGCGTTCGACGTTTGGCTGGTACGAGTGCCAAGAGGGTGGAAATTCGGCGTCGACGGTTTCAACGTCGCTCATTTCCAATGGTTGGATTGGCTCCAGCCTTTGCCCGTGCCGGGTCTCTACGTCGGGGTTCAACTGTTGGTCGGGATTGTGGCTCTCGTATGCGCTTTCACAGAAGCCGGTTTGTGGTTGCGCATCCTTCTCGCTTCGCTCCATACTTATAGCTGGGCGATGAGCCTGCTCGACAACTATCAACACCACTATTTTTTGTCGCTGGCTCTCGGCGCGTTCATTTTCTTTCCTCGAATTCGCGGGCTCGATCTGTATCCGGCGAAGGTGGATCGAGCGGCAGAGCGCGGAGAGGGAGCAAACGCGGCCGCGGGTCGCGGAAACATCAGCTCATGGGCTTATGTGCTTTTGGGGATCACGATAGCGATTATTTACTTCTTTACGGCGATCAACAAGTTGGAGCCGGGCTGGCGCGCGGAATTGATGATCGGAGAGCTGGCGAGAGATCAAAAGCTCCTGGTGCCGGTTGAATCCTGGTTTGCGGACGCGGGCGTAGCCCGGGAGCAGTTTTGGCAATGGATGGCTCTCAGCGTTTTTACCGTAGAAATCTTTCTCGGCGCGAGCTATCTTTTGGCAGTCCGGCAGGACGGTGAGCGCCGCCTTTTGCGCAGCGTGCTCGGAGTGCCGGCGTTTGTTGCGGCGCTCGTCTTTCACGGCATCGTGAACGAGGTTTTTCTTGCGCTGCGCATCGGCTGGTTCAGCTTCTACATGATGGCCCTTGCCGGCATCTACCTGCTTCCGGCTTCGATGCTATGGCGGGTAGGAGAAGTGGTCACTTGGCCGGGCCGAAGGGTGGCGAGCTATGCCCACCCTCTCCTGGCAAGTCTCAACACCGCCCCGAAGCTATCGATGACTTTGACGGTTGCGGGGAGCTTGGTGATGATTATTCTCAGCGGCGCGGTCGGTCTTGCGCTCGATTTGCCCGGCGCTTCAAATGTCGGATTTCTGACGGCGTTCGCGCTTCTGGGCATACTGTTGTTCGCGCTCGCCCGGAGGGGCCACCGGGATGCCGTCCGCTACATCGTTGCCGCCGGGCTGGCAAATTTATTTCTGTGTCTGACCGTTACACAGTCAACGGTGCGGTTTGACTACTACAACTCGGTCGGAGCCCACCTGCGGGAGCGCAATAACCTTCGTGCGGCAGCCGAGGCCGACGAAAAGGCGCGCCGCTATCTTCCACGAGGAGAGAAACCTTCTCAAGAATAG
- a CDS encoding menaquinone biosynthesis decarboxylase: protein MAYNNLEEFLQVLQREGELKRISYPVKPELEIAEIADRVMKCGGPALLFDNVVGKNIPVLINAFGSLRRMALALGVSDLEEIARRIEHLTRMKPPASLREKLSLLPELLRLAGAAPKSVGDGECHEVVERDPNLSTLPILTCWPGDAGPFITLPLVISRDPRDGKRNVGLYRMQVFDSRTTGMHWHPHKVGARHFQRRKEDKGRMEVAACIGGDPALTYAATAPLPDQIDEFLFAGFLRQKGVELVKAVTIDVEVPASADIVIEGTIDPSEPLRREGPFGDHTGFYSLADDYPAFHVTCITRKKKPIYLTTIVGRPPMEDAYLGKATERIFLPLVRLTFPEIVDMSLPVHGVFHNLAIVSIKKEYPAHARKIMHGLWGLGQMMFTKTIIVVDHDVNVQDPAEVTWIAGNQIDPKRDIVFVEGPVDVLDHAAPLTGYGSKMGIDATRKWKNEGFEREWPDPIVMDEKTKKYIDSIWEKLGIS, encoded by the coding sequence ATGGCGTATAACAATTTAGAAGAGTTCCTACAAGTTTTGCAGCGGGAAGGCGAGCTGAAGCGCATCTCCTATCCCGTCAAGCCGGAATTGGAGATCGCCGAGATCGCCGACCGGGTGATGAAGTGCGGCGGTCCCGCGCTTCTGTTCGACAACGTCGTTGGAAAAAATATTCCGGTCCTGATCAACGCCTTCGGCTCGCTCAGGCGCATGGCCCTGGCTCTCGGGGTTTCTGACCTCGAGGAGATCGCGCGCCGGATCGAGCATCTCACGCGCATGAAGCCGCCGGCTTCCCTGCGCGAGAAGCTGAGTCTCTTGCCGGAACTTTTGCGCCTGGCCGGCGCGGCGCCGAAATCCGTCGGCGACGGCGAGTGTCACGAGGTCGTCGAGCGCGATCCCAATTTAAGCACGCTTCCGATTCTCACTTGCTGGCCGGGAGACGCCGGCCCGTTCATCACGCTTCCGCTCGTCATTTCCCGCGATCCGCGCGACGGCAAGCGCAACGTCGGCCTCTACCGCATGCAGGTTTTCGACTCGCGCACGACCGGCATGCACTGGCACCCGCATAAAGTAGGAGCGCGCCACTTCCAACGCCGGAAGGAAGACAAAGGCCGCATGGAGGTCGCGGCCTGCATCGGCGGCGATCCTGCTCTCACTTACGCGGCGACGGCGCCGCTGCCCGACCAGATCGATGAGTTTCTGTTCGCCGGCTTTTTGAGACAAAAGGGCGTGGAGCTGGTGAAGGCGGTTACCATCGACGTCGAGGTGCCGGCCAGCGCGGATATCGTGATCGAAGGCACCATCGATCCGTCCGAGCCGCTCCGCCGCGAAGGGCCGTTTGGCGACCACACCGGCTTTTATTCTCTGGCCGACGACTACCCCGCGTTTCACGTGACCTGCATCACGCGCAAGAAAAAGCCGATCTACTTGACGACGATCGTCGGACGTCCGCCGATGGAAGATGCCTATCTTGGAAAAGCGACGGAGCGAATTTTTCTACCGCTCGTGCGCCTCACCTTCCCGGAGATCGTGGACATGAGCTTGCCTGTGCACGGCGTGTTTCACAACCTCGCCATCGTCTCGATCAAGAAAGAATATCCGGCCCACGCGCGAAAGATCATGCACGGCCTTTGGGGCCTGGGGCAAATGATGTTCACCAAGACGATTATCGTCGTCGATCACGACGTCAACGTGCAGGACCCTGCAGAGGTGACCTGGATCGCCGGCAACCAGATCGATCCCAAACGCGACATCGTCTTCGTCGAGGGACCGGTGGACGTGCTCGATCACGCCGCGCCGCTCACGGGCTACGGCTCCAAGATGGGGATCGACGCGACGCGGAAATGGAAGAACGAGGGCTTCGAGCGCGAGTGGCCCGATCCCATCGTGATGGACGAAAAAACCAAAAAATATATCGATTCGATCTGGGAGAAACTTGGAATATCGTGA
- a CDS encoding phosphotransferase — protein MSEPLEKIVAEKIQAAFGDRARLVSLIPLAGDASSRRYYRARLESAASPASLIVMQLAGSSLPLSSEELAIFREPPKELPFLNVQRFLRQISVRVPELYGAWGDEGILLLEDLGDRPLWDVVQGLPDSEILSWYEKALDQLLLIQVEGTRQNKDASCIAFQQCFDFRLYMWEFDHFIEYGLEKRPGGRIGDGDKKKLRESFEEMARFLAALPPCLSHRDYHSWNLMVREGDIAVIDFQDALLAPPQYDLASLLNDRETDRVIRPDLENRLIDYYLEKRAAMGGTRANRDEFVEGYILSVLQRDFKVVGRFYYLDLVKGKPGYKKYIPPTLKRLKRNLERVPRFKSLLPILAAEFEEMR, from the coding sequence ATGAGCGAACCGCTGGAAAAAATCGTAGCGGAAAAAATCCAGGCCGCTTTCGGCGACAGAGCGCGGCTCGTTTCCCTCATTCCGCTCGCCGGCGACGCGTCGAGCCGCCGTTATTACCGAGCCCGGCTCGAGAGCGCGGCATCCCCAGCCTCGCTGATCGTCATGCAGCTCGCCGGCAGCTCGCTGCCGCTTTCCTCAGAGGAGTTGGCCATATTCCGCGAGCCGCCGAAGGAACTGCCGTTTCTCAACGTGCAGCGCTTTCTGCGGCAGATAAGCGTTCGGGTCCCTGAACTTTACGGCGCGTGGGGCGATGAGGGCATCCTCCTGTTGGAAGATTTGGGCGACCGCCCGCTCTGGGATGTTGTCCAGGGGCTTCCGGACTCGGAGATTTTGTCGTGGTATGAAAAAGCGCTCGATCAACTGCTCCTCATCCAGGTCGAAGGCACGCGGCAAAATAAGGACGCCTCGTGCATTGCCTTCCAGCAGTGCTTCGACTTTCGCCTTTACATGTGGGAGTTCGATCACTTCATCGAATACGGACTGGAAAAGAGGCCGGGCGGACGGATCGGCGACGGCGACAAAAAAAAGTTGAGAGAGAGCTTCGAAGAGATGGCGCGCTTTCTAGCTGCCCTGCCTCCTTGCCTTAGCCATCGGGACTATCACAGTTGGAATTTGATGGTGCGCGAGGGGGATATCGCCGTGATCGATTTTCAAGACGCTCTTTTGGCGCCGCCGCAGTACGATCTCGCTTCGCTCTTGAACGACCGCGAGACCGACCGCGTCATCCGGCCGGATTTGGAAAATCGTCTCATCGACTATTACCTCGAAAAGCGCGCGGCGATGGGCGGGACGCGGGCGAACCGGGATGAATTTGTCGAAGGCTACATTCTTTCCGTGTTGCAGCGAGACTTTAAAGTCGTGGGACGTTTTTACTACCTTGATCTGGTCAAGGGAAAACCCGGCTACAAAAAATACATCCCGCCGACTTTGAAGCGCTTGAAACGAAACCTTGAGCGCGTGCCGCGATTTAAGAGCTTGCTTCCGATTCTCGCTGCAGAGTTCGAGGAGATGCGATGA
- a CDS encoding UXX-star (seleno)protein family 1: protein MEKVLIFGQDLUHYTRNAREAYAKRNVPFDYINVLKDAEGLKRMLAFSDNQRDIPVIVEAGKVTIGFGGT, encoded by the coding sequence ATGGAAAAAGTTCTGATCTTCGGGCAGGATCTCTGACACTATACGCGCAACGCCCGTGAGGCCTACGCGAAGCGCAACGTCCCTTTCGATTACATCAACGTATTGAAGGACGCGGAAGGGCTCAAGCGGATGCTCGCCTTCTCCGACAACCAGCGCGACATCCCCGTCATCGTCGAAGCCGGCAAGGTCACGATCGGCTTCGGCGGCACCTGA
- a CDS encoding tetratricopeptide repeat protein: MKSKIRRNQKTQHLAKATAESKSWRVDSLTPLVVVLLTLAAFLPALWNSFVDWDDYKTLVENQNYRGLGWAQLRWMFTTFYMGHYQPLSWVTFGADYLLGGLEPFGYHLTNLLLHAANAALSYFITLRLLSVGQTSPTAPGNGPLRVAAGFGALLFAVHPLRVESVAWATERRDVLSGFFFLLTILFYLKAAAALENNGARRRWLSAAVIVYVLSLLSKASGIVLPVVLLILDVYPLKRLGGGPGKWFGAAARKVWLEKVPFVFLAAAVGVIALLAQEGAGALKAVERYNVGSRVAQALYGLAFYLWKSVLPLGLSPLYELPVQFDPWDWPFLLNGFVVLAVSAGLYLARRAWPAGVAVWIYYVVVLLPVLGTAQSGPQLVADRYSYLSCLGWATLGAAGLRYFWSAGLGGNVQGRKFIFAPALAGAVVLALAGLTWKETQVWRDSESLWRHALAVGRASSTVHYNLAYALHKRGELPEATEHYRKSLRFNPLVADAHYYLADALAMQGSLEEAMEQYNEALKIKPDFWGAHFNLAIVLERQGKVGKAIGHYRRALDINPTDVAAHNNLAVILARQGEFDEAFEHFRYSLKLDPAQSDVYLGLGNILARQGNLDEAVRHYHEAIKVKPNFAEAHNNLGRALAALGRLDEAVKEFREAARIQPNFVAAHEALARALAQQGKKEEAMHHYQEALRILKSRRQAPNSSG, from the coding sequence ATGAAGTCAAAAATTCGAAGAAATCAAAAGACCCAGCATCTCGCCAAGGCAACCGCCGAATCGAAATCGTGGCGGGTCGATTCTCTCACGCCTTTAGTTGTCGTCTTGTTGACTCTTGCGGCTTTTCTCCCCGCTTTGTGGAACAGCTTTGTCGATTGGGACGATTACAAAACTCTGGTGGAAAACCAAAACTACCGGGGGCTCGGGTGGGCGCAGCTCCGCTGGATGTTCACGACTTTCTACATGGGCCACTATCAGCCTTTAAGCTGGGTGACCTTTGGCGCGGACTATCTCCTGGGCGGACTAGAACCGTTCGGTTATCATCTGACCAATCTCTTGCTTCACGCGGCCAACGCCGCGCTTTCTTACTTCATCACTCTTCGCCTGCTCTCAGTGGGCCAGACGAGTCCGACCGCTCCAGGCAATGGTCCATTACGAGTCGCCGCCGGTTTTGGCGCTTTATTATTCGCCGTCCACCCGTTGCGAGTTGAATCGGTGGCCTGGGCAACGGAACGGCGCGACGTCCTCTCGGGCTTCTTCTTCCTGTTGACGATACTCTTCTATCTGAAAGCCGCGGCGGCTTTAGAGAACAATGGCGCGCGCCGGCGTTGGTTGAGCGCCGCGGTGATCGTCTATGTTCTCTCGCTGCTCTCCAAGGCCAGCGGCATCGTTCTCCCCGTCGTGCTTTTAATCCTCGACGTTTATCCGCTGAAACGGCTCGGCGGAGGGCCGGGAAAATGGTTTGGGGCGGCGGCCCGGAAAGTTTGGTTGGAAAAAGTTCCTTTTGTGTTTTTGGCCGCGGCCGTTGGAGTCATTGCCTTGCTTGCGCAGGAAGGCGCCGGGGCGTTGAAAGCCGTTGAACGTTACAATGTGGGATCTCGTGTCGCACAGGCGCTCTACGGGCTCGCATTTTATCTCTGGAAGAGCGTTCTTCCCTTGGGACTGTCTCCGCTCTATGAGTTGCCGGTTCAATTCGATCCCTGGGACTGGCCTTTCCTCCTGAACGGGTTCGTCGTCCTGGCCGTCAGTGCGGGCCTGTATCTTGCCAGGCGGGCGTGGCCTGCCGGCGTCGCCGTTTGGATTTATTATGTGGTCGTTCTGCTCCCGGTGTTGGGGACGGCACAGAGCGGGCCGCAACTGGTCGCCGATCGCTACAGTTACCTTTCATGCCTGGGCTGGGCGACCCTTGGAGCAGCGGGTCTGCGCTATTTTTGGAGCGCCGGTCTTGGCGGGAATGTCCAAGGAAGAAAATTTATTTTTGCCCCTGCGCTTGCCGGTGCGGTTGTGCTCGCGTTAGCTGGCTTGACCTGGAAAGAGACACAGGTCTGGCGCGATTCGGAAAGCTTGTGGAGACACGCTCTCGCTGTCGGCCGGGCATCGAGCACGGTTCACTACAACCTGGCCTATGCCTTACACAAGCGGGGTGAGCTTCCGGAGGCGACGGAGCACTACCGCAAGTCGCTGCGGTTCAATCCTCTCGTTGCCGATGCCCACTACTATCTGGCCGACGCGCTGGCGATGCAAGGATCGTTGGAGGAAGCGATGGAGCAGTACAACGAAGCTTTAAAGATCAAGCCTGATTTCTGGGGCGCGCATTTCAACCTGGCAATTGTACTGGAACGCCAGGGAAAGGTCGGCAAGGCGATCGGGCATTACCGTCGGGCCCTCGATATCAATCCGACCGACGTCGCAGCCCACAACAACTTGGCCGTAATCCTTGCGCGACAAGGGGAATTCGATGAGGCGTTCGAGCACTTTCGCTACAGCTTAAAGCTCGACCCGGCCCAAAGCGATGTTTACCTTGGGCTCGGCAATATTTTAGCCAGGCAAGGCAATCTTGACGAAGCAGTGCGGCACTACCACGAAGCCATAAAAGTAAAGCCGAACTTTGCCGAGGCCCACAACAACCTGGGAAGAGCCTTGGCCGCTCTGGGACGGCTGGATGAGGCGGTAAAGGAATTTCGCGAGGCGGCTAGAATTCAGCCGAACTTTGTCGCGGCGCACGAAGCCCTGGCGCGGGCACTGGCCCAGCAGGGAAAGAAAGAGGAAGCCATGCACCACTATCAGGAGGCTTTGAGGATTCTCAAGTCGCGCCGTCAAGCGCCCAATTCGAGTGGATGA
- a CDS encoding NDP-sugar synthase, giving the protein MKAMVFAAGHGLRLRPLTDKIPKALVPVGGRPMIEYPLLLLRHYGITEIIINVHHLGEQIEAHLGDGRKLGLRITYSKENKLLDTGGGLLQAKSFLDGRTFIVVNTDVMIDLPLQTALDQHRKYGATATLVLRPDAEADRYGAIEISADRRIQKFLSHQAPSRDAAGALRKLMFTGVQILEAKIFDYMAGENSAVFGTTKVTYPKLLTQGESLYGFPFEGFWQDLGSAERIKEAEEKLKRGEVKLHYLR; this is encoded by the coding sequence ATGAAGGCCATGGTCTTTGCCGCCGGACACGGCCTGCGGTTACGTCCATTGACGGACAAGATTCCGAAGGCTCTCGTCCCCGTGGGCGGCAGGCCCATGATCGAGTATCCGTTGTTGCTCCTCAGGCATTACGGCATCACGGAGATCATCATCAACGTGCATCACCTGGGAGAACAAATCGAGGCGCACCTGGGGGATGGAAGAAAGCTGGGGCTCCGGATCACCTACTCGAAGGAAAACAAATTGCTCGATACGGGAGGCGGTCTCTTGCAAGCCAAGTCTTTTCTGGACGGCAGAACGTTCATCGTCGTCAACACGGACGTGATGATCGACCTCCCTTTGCAAACCGCCCTCGATCAACATCGAAAATACGGGGCGACGGCGACCCTGGTCTTGAGACCGGACGCTGAGGCGGACCGTTACGGAGCAATTGAAATATCGGCGGACCGAAGAATCCAGAAATTTCTCAGCCATCAGGCTCCGTCGCGCGACGCGGCTGGGGCTCTTAGGAAATTGATGTTTACCGGAGTGCAGATCCTGGAGGCCAAAATTTTCGACTATATGGCGGGAGAGAATTCCGCCGTTTTCGGGACGACGAAAGTTACTTATCCGAAGCTGCTGACCCAAGGGGAGAGCCTTTACGGATTTCCGTTCGAAGGATTCTGGCAGGATCTTGGGAGTGCGGAGAGGATCAAAGAAGCGGAAGAAAAGCTAAAGCGCGGCGAGGTGAAACTTCACTATCTGAGATAA
- a CDS encoding class II fructose-bisphosphate aldolase has protein sequence MRYQGLEEMKKSLKGVVEFDGKVRVLDKEKLRGQAIDRLVFNGVFHENSEIKQAARNVVRQSAKALGIHPASILPLYEAVGRGECGGFTVPAINIRGLTYDMARAVFRAALRNQVGAVVFEIARSEIGYTSQRPEEYAHAVMAAAIKEGFNGPLFIQGDHFQASAKTFAKNPQAEVQALKDLIKEAIAAEFFNIDIDSSTLVDLSRPTVRAQQQDNCWVAAELTAYLRGLEPKGVSISVGGEIGEVGKKNSTVEELEAYMDGYREELDKRGKGLKGISKISIQTGTSHGGVPLPDGTVARVKLDFDTLEQLSKVAREKYGLAGAVQHGASTLPEEAFDHFPRRKCAEIHLATGFQNMLYDDPGFPSGVKKEIYDYLRKECAAEKVEGETDEQFIYKTRKKAFGPLKEKFWTLPEAFRKDIGKKLEDRFEFLFKKLNAVNTVSVVREKVPLDGRELRVA, from the coding sequence ATGAGATACCAGGGATTGGAAGAGATGAAAAAAAGCCTAAAAGGCGTGGTCGAGTTCGACGGCAAGGTGCGCGTGCTCGACAAGGAAAAACTCCGCGGCCAGGCGATCGACCGCCTGGTCTTCAACGGCGTCTTCCACGAAAACTCCGAGATCAAGCAAGCGGCGCGCAACGTGGTGCGTCAAAGCGCCAAGGCCCTGGGCATCCATCCGGCCTCGATTTTGCCCCTTTACGAGGCGGTTGGCCGGGGCGAGTGCGGCGGTTTCACCGTTCCGGCGATCAACATTCGCGGCCTGACCTACGACATGGCGCGCGCCGTCTTTCGCGCCGCGCTGCGCAATCAAGTCGGCGCCGTGGTCTTCGAGATCGCGCGGTCGGAGATCGGCTACACGTCTCAGCGGCCGGAGGAATACGCCCATGCCGTGATGGCGGCGGCGATCAAAGAAGGCTTCAACGGGCCGCTGTTCATCCAGGGCGATCACTTCCAGGCGAGCGCGAAGACCTTCGCGAAAAATCCCCAGGCGGAGGTTCAGGCGTTAAAAGATCTCATCAAAGAAGCGATCGCGGCGGAATTTTTCAACATCGACATCGACAGCTCGACCTTGGTCGATTTGAGCCGGCCCACGGTCCGCGCCCAGCAGCAGGACAACTGCTGGGTGGCGGCGGAATTGACGGCTTACCTCAGGGGTTTGGAGCCCAAGGGAGTTTCCATCTCGGTCGGCGGTGAGATCGGCGAGGTGGGCAAAAAAAACAGCACCGTCGAGGAGCTCGAAGCCTACATGGACGGCTACCGCGAAGAGCTGGACAAACGGGGCAAGGGACTCAAGGGGATCAGCAAGATCAGCATCCAGACCGGCACGTCGCACGGCGGCGTGCCTCTGCCCGACGGCACGGTGGCGCGCGTCAAGCTCGATTTCGACACCCTGGAGCAGCTCTCCAAAGTCGCGCGCGAAAAATACGGCCTGGCCGGCGCCGTGCAGCACGGCGCGTCCACCCTCCCCGAAGAGGCGTTCGACCATTTTCCCCGCCGCAAGTGCGCCGAGATTCACCTGGCCACCGGCTTTCAGAACATGCTCTATGACGATCCCGGCTTTCCCTCGGGCGTGAAGAAGGAGATCTACGATTACCTCCGCAAGGAATGCGCCGCCGAGAAAGTAGAAGGAGAGACCGACGAGCAATTCATCTACAAGACCCGCAAGAAAGCGTTCGGCCCGCTCAAGGAAAAATTTTGGACTCTGCCCGAGGCGTTTCGCAAGGACATCGGGAAGAAGCTCGAGGACAGGTTCGAGTTTTTGTTCAAGAAGCTGAACGCGGTGAACACCGTGTCCGTCGTGCGCGAGAAGGTGCCGCTGGACGGGCGGGAGCTTCGGGTGGCGTAG
- a CDS encoding metallophosphoesterase: MFSPFLWIAVFGLLPHEPYPWPIRQDLLLLSIWTVGSTGCAAVLLGCDLVKRSARRLARRPAGFDLERRRFLKFGASAVAAAPFALSGYGTLLGRRRFEIEHFELPVNGLSSAMSQFTVVQLTDMHVGPFMLPEELAAYVDAINRLKPDLIALTGDFVASSPSEAAPCVETLAALRARYGVYGCLGNHDYYARIEDDLTRLFADKGMRMLRNDGVSLPINDTKLNILGIDDLRLGIPDLPRALDRVAKNHGEVRLLLSHRPEIFPAAARNGIEVVLAGHYHGGQVKLGPESANLSIARFITPYAEGLFHLSRRRQDDPARAKDSTLFVGRGIGITGLPIRINCPPQIAHLTLKKV, encoded by the coding sequence ATGTTTTCTCCTTTCCTGTGGATTGCGGTTTTTGGCCTCCTGCCCCACGAGCCTTATCCTTGGCCGATACGGCAGGACCTACTGCTACTTTCGATCTGGACGGTCGGCTCGACGGGGTGCGCGGCGGTGCTCCTGGGTTGCGACCTCGTCAAGCGTTCCGCCCGCAGGTTGGCCCGCCGGCCCGCGGGTTTCGACCTGGAGCGGAGGCGATTTCTAAAATTCGGCGCGAGCGCCGTCGCCGCGGCGCCCTTCGCGCTCTCCGGCTATGGGACGCTGCTCGGCCGTCGCCGCTTCGAAATCGAGCACTTCGAGCTTCCAGTGAACGGACTGTCGAGCGCGATGTCTCAGTTTACCGTCGTTCAACTGACCGATATGCATGTCGGTCCTTTCATGCTGCCGGAAGAGCTGGCGGCGTACGTGGACGCGATCAATCGTCTCAAGCCGGATCTCATCGCGCTCACCGGAGATTTCGTTGCCAGCAGCCCGAGTGAAGCGGCCCCCTGCGTTGAAACTTTGGCAGCGCTCCGGGCCCGCTACGGAGTCTACGGCTGCTTGGGAAACCATGACTATTATGCGCGAATCGAGGACGACCTCACACGGCTCTTTGCCGACAAAGGGATGCGCATGCTGCGCAACGACGGGGTCTCGCTTCCGATCAACGACACCAAACTCAACATTCTCGGCATCGATGATCTGCGCTTGGGTATTCCGGACCTGCCTCGCGCCCTCGACCGAGTGGCTAAAAATCATGGAGAGGTTCGTTTACTGCTTTCGCACCGGCCTGAGATCTTTCCGGCGGCCGCTCGGAACGGAATCGAGGTGGTTCTCGCAGGCCACTATCATGGTGGACAGGTGAAGCTGGGTCCCGAGTCGGCGAATCTTTCGATTGCCCGCTTCATCACTCCCTATGCCGAAGGGCTGTTCCATCTTTCCCGCCGGCGACAGGACGACCCCGCGCGCGCCAAGGATTCCACGTTGTTCGTCGGCCGCGGCATCGGCATCACCGGTCTCCCGATCCGCATCAACTGCCCGCCGCAGATCGCGCACCTGACATTGAAGAAAGTATGA